Proteins encoded in a region of the Flavobacteriaceae bacterium HL-DH10 genome:
- a CDS encoding sigma-70 family RNA polymerase sigma factor: MNDKKILELFKDGQRENAFSKLYSLYPKIEALVLSKGGQKQDALDVFQEALIILNRNLEKSDFKLTSSFYTYLYSVSRFIWKDAQKKFSKEELHNLNDTEVEYFNSVLEEKKYQLAEHAFLELGERCQQLLQLFYNKAMSFKEIAKVMQFKSEKIAKNQKYKCLTKAKNIYQTSKTVQS, from the coding sequence ATGAACGATAAAAAAATCTTAGAACTCTTTAAAGATGGTCAGCGGGAAAATGCTTTTAGTAAACTATATAGCCTATACCCTAAAATTGAAGCCTTAGTTTTATCTAAAGGCGGACAAAAACAAGATGCTTTAGATGTATTTCAAGAAGCATTAATAATTTTAAATAGAAATCTAGAAAAGTCAGATTTCAAACTTACTTCATCTTTTTACACTTATTTATATTCGGTATCTCGATTTATTTGGAAAGATGCTCAAAAGAAATTTTCAAAAGAAGAACTTCATAATTTAAACGATACAGAAGTTGAATACTTCAACAGTGTTTTAGAAGAAAAAAAATACCAACTCGCAGAGCATGCATTTCTCGAATTAGGAGAACGATGTCAGCAACTTTTACAACTGTTTTACAACAAAGCCATGTCTTTTAAAGAGATAGCGAAAGTGATGCAATTTAAATCTGAAAAAATTGCAAAAAACCAGAAGTATAAGTGCTTAACAAAAGCAAAGAACATCTATCAAACTAGTAAAACGGTTCAATCTTAA
- a CDS encoding DnaJ domain-containing protein encodes MSFSKWIGASLGWSFGGPIGAIIGLALGSVVDALADGKEQPQLQGRRRTTYRTQPQGRPQTQSGDFEVSLLVLASIVIKADGVQDQRELDFVRQQFVNMYGKERANHAFKLFKNISRQKNISTRQVCFQIKQMMDHPSRLQLMHFLFGIAKADGTVTEDEVKQIYTMAGYLGISSRDYESIKAMFYNSSDNAYKVLEITKSATVDDIKKAYRKMAKKYHPDKVIHLGKEHQKGAEEKFRQVQAAYEQIQKERRF; translated from the coding sequence ATGAGTTTTTCAAAATGGATAGGCGCTTCTTTAGGCTGGTCGTTTGGAGGTCCAATTGGGGCTATTATTGGTTTAGCATTAGGTAGTGTGGTTGATGCATTAGCAGATGGAAAAGAGCAACCGCAATTACAAGGACGAAGAAGAACAACTTATCGTACACAACCACAAGGCAGACCACAAACACAATCGGGCGATTTTGAAGTAAGCTTGCTTGTTTTAGCATCTATTGTTATAAAAGCTGATGGGGTTCAAGACCAACGTGAGTTAGATTTTGTGCGTCAGCAATTTGTAAATATGTATGGAAAGGAACGTGCCAATCATGCTTTTAAATTGTTTAAAAATATAAGCAGACAGAAAAATATATCTACAAGGCAAGTGTGTTTTCAAATTAAACAAATGATGGATCATCCGTCTCGTTTACAATTGATGCATTTTTTGTTTGGTATTGCGAAAGCCGATGGGACGGTTACCGAAGATGAGGTAAAACAAATTTATACCATGGCTGGTTATTTAGGAATTAGCTCGCGAGATTACGAGAGTATAAAAGCCATGTTTTATAACAGCAGCGATAATGCTTATAAAGTTTTAGAAATAACTAAAAGTGCTACGGTAGATGACATTAAAAAAGCCTACCGAAAAATGGCTAAAAAATACCATCCAGATAAAGTGATTCATTTAGGCAAAGAACACCAAAAAGGCGCCGAAGAAAAGTTTAGACAGGTACAAGCTGCTTACGAACAGATACAGAAAGAACGTAGGTTTTAA
- a CDS encoding BrxA/BrxB family bacilliredoxin, translating to MYPAELVKPMREDLTNVGFEELHTAEAVDAAIAKEGTTLVVVNSVCGCAAANARPGARMSLANNKKPDHIVTVFAGVDKEAVDAARGYMVPFPPSSPSMALFKDGQLVHMLERHHIEGRPAELIAENLVDAYNEHC from the coding sequence ATGTATCCAGCAGAATTAGTAAAACCAATGCGCGAAGATTTAACAAATGTTGGTTTTGAAGAATTACATACTGCCGAAGCGGTTGATGCGGCTATAGCAAAAGAAGGTACTACTCTTGTAGTTGTAAATTCAGTTTGTGGTTGTGCAGCAGCTAACGCACGTCCAGGTGCTAGAATGAGTTTAGCTAACAATAAAAAACCAGATCATATTGTAACTGTTTTTGCAGGTGTTGACAAAGAAGCTGTTGATGCTGCTCGTGGTTATATGGTTCCGTTTCCTCCTAGCTCACCAAGTATGGCATTATTTAAAGACGGCCAATTGGTACACATGTTAGAACGCCACCATATTGAAGGACGTCCTGCAGAATTAATTGCAGAAAACCTTGTTGATGCTTATAACGAGCATTGCTAG
- a CDS encoding acyl-ACP desaturase, giving the protein MSLKNKRFEVMQFLEKDIDALVEKYLIPIESIWQPTDFLPNSETNDNAFFEEVKEIRELAKELPYDFWVVLVGDMITEEALPTYESWLMDVEGVDQVNGQTGWSKWVRQWTAEENRHGDVLNKYLYLSGRVNMREIEITTQHLIADGFDIGTDRDPYKNFVYTSFQELATYVSHNRVAKLAKDKGNKRLSKMCKIISGDEMRHHHAYSEFVERIFEVDPSQMMMAFHYMMKQKITMPAHFLRETGGKIGSAFEEFSNTAQRIGVYTSMDYIDILEKLIKRWEIDKISNLNDEAEKARDYLMKLPSRMFRVAERMKVPENSFQFRWVEPAIIK; this is encoded by the coding sequence ATGTCTTTAAAAAATAAGAGATTTGAAGTGATGCAGTTTTTAGAAAAAGACATTGATGCATTAGTAGAAAAATATTTGATCCCAATTGAAAGTATCTGGCAACCAACAGATTTTTTGCCAAATTCTGAAACAAATGATAACGCTTTTTTTGAAGAAGTTAAAGAGATTAGAGAATTAGCAAAAGAATTGCCTTATGATTTCTGGGTGGTTTTAGTAGGTGATATGATTACCGAAGAAGCATTACCAACCTACGAATCGTGGCTTATGGATGTTGAAGGTGTCGACCAAGTTAACGGACAAACTGGATGGTCTAAATGGGTGCGCCAATGGACTGCAGAAGAAAACAGACACGGCGATGTGCTTAATAAGTACCTATATCTTTCTGGTCGTGTAAATATGAGAGAAATAGAAATTACGACGCAACATCTTATTGCCGATGGTTTTGATATTGGTACCGATAGAGATCCTTATAAAAACTTTGTTTATACCAGTTTTCAAGAATTAGCAACGTATGTGTCGCATAATCGTGTAGCTAAATTAGCTAAAGATAAAGGCAACAAGCGTTTATCTAAAATGTGTAAAATTATTTCTGGAGACGAAATGAGACACCACCATGCTTATTCGGAATTTGTGGAGCGCATTTTTGAAGTAGACCCAAGTCAAATGATGATGGCTTTTCATTACATGATGAAACAAAAAATAACGATGCCAGCTCACTTTTTAAGAGAAACTGGTGGCAAAATAGGATCGGCATTTGAAGAATTTTCAAACACAGCACAACGCATAGGTGTTTATACTTCAATGGATTATATTGACATTTTAGAAAAACTCATTAAACGTTGGGAAATAGATAAAATTTCAAACCTTAATGATGAAGCCGAAAAAGCAAGAGATTACTTAATGAAACTACCTTCTAGAATGTTTCGTGTTGCAGAGCGCATGAAAGTTCCAGAAAACTCTTTTCAATTTAGATGGGTAGAACCAGCAATAATAAAATAA